TTACGTACGCGTCTAGTATTGCTAGTAGTATTATGCTTGGGACGTTTTTCGCCCCTTATAATTAATAAGTAAGAAAAAAAgagtcatttggtcatgtgaatcaTGATTGTCTATTGATAGTTTTATGTGAATCATAATTGTCTATTGATAGTTTTATGTGAACCATATCCCTCTTGCGCACTCTCCGATGCGTCGACAATAAACTAAATGGTTTCAAAGCGGTGTGAATATGTGTATCAAAAACAAGCCACCCCATATGAAAAGAATGCATTCACGTGTCGTTAAAGAAAAGAGAACATTTTCATTTGCTTCGAAAGGAAAGAATAAGAGGTCACTTTGCTATCAGAACTAGATGACACCCTGCATGTTGTTGTGAgaattttttgtaatatatttcaTAGTGATTTGGTTGTATTGAACATGAACATTTGAATTAATAATGTGAGAACTAAAACTGACATCATGTAAATtctcatgcatgtttgcatgtcgAGGTGTGACATTTAATATGCACAGTTGCATGTTGTATAGGCATGCTTGTATATTGAGAGAAATAGCTTAGTGGagactagctatttagatataaaaGATGAATCAAAACAATGATTTACACAAACATCACGAGTTCACAAGTCGTAATATCAATCTCGTTCATCAATAGGGTTTCCTATTCACCCTCCAATAGTTGGTTCTAATCTCCCCAACTCAGAGGAGCTTATATTGCCCATTTCAATCATCGAGGCGGTGAAATTCTTAAAGAAGTCCTTGTCGCTATCGGAGAACCTGTGAACAATTGGCGTGGGGGGCGCTGCGGTAGCGAGTTTAGATAGCATTACCTGGTCCAGAAGGAATTGGGTGCGGCCGCACAAGAGTTTGTCACAGTACTTGTAGCCCAAGATGTTGTGTCGAGGTTCaccgacatattttgtcctacatgGCATTGCAGTTATGCTGCGTGAGCTGGGACCACCCACCCAATGGTGTGCGTTCCTTGGAGGGTGACGAGGTTAGTGTCATTGGGGCCCAAGTCTCTGAACTACTCTTATAGCATCTCCAAAGAGTCAAAAATGATTGTGATATTATTGGTGCTCTCGACATTGGTGGTCATGTCATCATGCCGCTTCAACGATACACTCTAGGGCATCCCTCCAGCCAGCTCAACGGAGATCAGGGCGACCACGGCTTGGATGTTGGCGCAAGACACAATGCTAGGGGAATGCATTCTCCAGCGTGCGCTTGGTGATATTGTCCACCTCAAACCCACAGATCAATCTGTCATTGACATGGACATGCTTTTCAATTCCGATCATCAGGAGGTCTTTGTCCAGCTAAAGTGAGCCATCAAAGCCCTTGACAAAGTATTCATGGAAGTGGAGACAGATGAGGCTGGCTGGGATGCGCACATCGGCGAGGCGGGTGTTCTAGATAATGCATCGACAATGTCACACACACTAGGGCACCAGTCATCATAGAAGGGTGAGCTCAACCTGGCATAGACATCACCATGACTATGGGTTCCGTGACTCGGCGCTAGAACTAGTGTTGCCATGAGCAAGAGGCTGTTGTGAGCAGCTAATGGCATCCAAGAGGAAGCGATGTGCACGGCCCTTTCTATAGAGTGCATAGGTTGCTGGCAAGCGACATAGCGCATACCCCCTCACGCGCTACTATTtctatgggccggcccatttcgggGTTCACCCCAACCGGTTTTGGGAGGGGAGCCGTTTTctcctgtttttttttctttttttctttctttccttttttcattttcctttttcttttttaccCCTTTACtgctttatttttgttttttattttctctATTTTCATTTTTATTCTTGTTTTTCAATTTGCGAAAATCATTTAAATTCGTGATATTTttcaaatgatgaacattttttaaatacgtgAATATTTTTGTCAAAATCACGGTTTTGATTTTATAAATTCTTGAACATTCtcttaaatcatgaacattttttaaaactcacgaacatttttttgaaatcgtGAAAttgttttagattttttttgaattcatgaacattttttgaaatcaataCATTtttagaaatcatgaacatttttctaaaattcatgaacattttctaaatttgtgaacatcttttacaaattcgtgaacattttttgaattcccgAGCATCTTCTTGAAACcatgaatatttttttgaattcatgattgcTTGATTCAAAATTAGCAACTTTTTGAAATATAGAACCTTTTGATATCCTAAATTattgaagaaagaaaaaaagaaaaaggaaaagaagaacaaAAAACAGGCGGCATCCTGGCCGCAGATGGNNNNNNNNNNNNNNNNNNNNNNNNNNNNNNNNNNNNNNNNNNNNNNNNNNNNNNNNNNNNNNNNNNNNNNNNNNNNNNNNNNNNNNNNNNNNNNNNNNNNNNNNNNNNNNNNNNNNNNNNNNNNNNNNNNNNNNNNNNNNNNNNNNNNNNNNNNNNNNNNNNNNNNNNNNNNNNNNNNNNNNNNNNNNNNNNNNNNNNNNNNNNNNNNNNNNNNNNNNNNNNNNNNNNNNNNNNNNNNNNNNNNNNNNNNNNNNNNNNNNNNNNNNNNNNNNNNNNNGAGGGGGGGCTCGTTTCCTTTGCAGCGcgttagggtgtgtttggtagcaTTGCCAACCTAGCATGGTTGTTCCCCTCTAATACATGATCAGTGTAGACATGCTGAGTGCACGCATTTGCTGTTGTTTGGTTGCGGTGTATGTGCTGAGACATGCTAAGCTCAGACTCTGTTTGGCAGCTTGCATTTGTTTAGACATGTCAGTTGGTACTGTAGCAACCGGTATTTTCAAATAAGTGAACAAAACATTtaaaaaatgtgaacaattttttgaaacatgaaaaaacaacatttttgaaaatgtatacattttttgaaattctattttttatttttttgaaagttTAATCtttttaattttttaaaaaattggaactttttttgaaaatcttACCGAAATTTGAAAatcagaacattttttgaaaattttaacatATTTTGAAAATCTGGAGatttttcaaaaatttgaaaaacttTTGGTATTCTGAAGATTAAATTATTTTTTAGAAATTCTGAACATTTCCTGAAACACGTTGTGGCTCTCTTTGCTCATGCATGCTGACCAGTGAACGGCTGTTGGGGTGTTCTCTCTTCGTGCATGCTAAGAGCGTATTTGGGCTGAGCTCGTGCATGTCGAGGAGACCCATGCaggctaccaaacacccaaaagtggtcgAGGAGGAAACTCTTGAGCTCATATACTCTCCATGCActctaccaaacacaccctatgtGCCATATAGCAGTTGTCCATATGCTCTACTACTGAAGGAGGGGTNNNNNNNNNNNNNNNNNNNNNNNNNNNNNNNNNNNNNNNNNNNNNNNNNNNNNNNNNNNNNNNNNNNNNNNNNNNNNNNNNNNNNNNNNNNNNNNNNNNNNNNNNNNNNNNNNNNNNNNNNNNNNNNNNNNNNNNNNNNNNNNNNNNNNNNNNNNNNNNNNNNNNNNNNNNNNNNNNNNNNNNNNNNNNNNNNNNNNNNNNNNNNNNNNNNNNNNNNNNNNNNNNNNNNNNNNNNNNNNGCGCCGAAGGCAGggaacggcggcggtggcgggtccTAATCTTAAAGGACGCGCGGGCTGTGTTGCGCTCGGAGTCCTGGTCTCAATCGTGCGTTTGCGCGCCTCTCGTGATGTGTGGCCCTCCCCCAAACCCAACACAACCCAATTGGCGGTAGCACGATTTTGACTTTTTTTTGAAGCATGTATGGAAGGCCCAGGTTAGCGTTTTTTTTTGAGTTACATACGCGTCTAGTATTGCTAGTAGTATTTGCTTGGGCCATTTTTCTCCCTAAGAAAAAAGAGTCATTTGTTCATGTGAATCACCCCTCGATTTTTTTGTTCATGTGGATCATAATTGTCTATTGATAGGTTTTAATATACAATCTCAAGATCCCCACTCGGTCTCTTTGACGTGCTCATAGGTAGTGGGGGAGCTACAAAAGAGAAGTTGGGCGGGCCGGAGAGCACAAAATAAGCCAAGACATTCGACCATGGTGGTGGGCAGTTGCCGGACACTGAGCTCCTCTGCTGAGTGCTTTTATCGAGGAACTACAGAACGAATGTTTCAATGAGGCTGTTGCGTTCCTGCTCTGCATGTACGCATCCCATTGAGCCTTGCTGAAGCTCCGCCAGTGTTCATAGGGGTAAGGATGCATGCGCACGGTCATAAAGATATGTGTATGTACGTGTTCGTAAGTGTCTGCGTCTGTATTGTGTTTCTCAAAGAAAAAAGATTAGCTTATGCAAGTCTTGGCTGCTCCTCGGCCTCACTGCTCCTACTGTGACTAATCACATTTGGAACACCCGGTTGGCCTCAACATCAACAACTGGCCCACCATTGCCCTTGCCATCTTGTAAAAAATCTGGGACTCTTGCAATGCCCATGTTTTCTGCAATGAGCACCTCTCTGCGTTCGGCACTCTTAGAAACATCATTTCAGACTATTCTCTTTGGATTTTTCGGGTTTAGGGACCATGTTAGTATAGAGGCCACTATGTATTGGCGCCTTTATCTCTCCTCTCGTTGTGTAAACTTATGTAATTAACACTGCCTACCTGCTCTTTGAGTAATGCATTCATGAGGGGATCCTCCCCCACCAAGTGATCACTCAATGAAAAAAGATTTCCTAGCGTGCAGGCCGCGGTGAAAAGAGTTATTGTTCAACAAAGAATACACGTTCTCTACCGCAATGGTACATGTTATGTCATTCAAGCCATCCTGATGTGAGAGTGCCACACGGATTAGAATTCTTCCACACAATCTTGAACGTATTGTGTACTTTTTGTCcaaacaaacaaaaactcaaaatgTTAGAAGAATAGTGAGGGTGACCATTTGAAATCTTATTAATATGTGTCTAGGGCACTACATTTTGATCATAAGAGATGTAGTTGACCTTCAAACTTTTTAACTAGTCGATTAGTTGATTAATGTGTGTTTCGAAATAGCACTGATCTATCTTGGATGATGGCGGGGCCATGTATCTAAGGAGTTGATATatgtgtttgtttcatgatgttgtaTCAAAGGGAGCTAGGAACTGTAAAGATAAGAAGGGAGCATAACTTGGGGGTATTGCGCATGTGTAAGGAGAGCATTGAGTGAAGGAAGGGTGTGGGACATGTTTAGAGTGAAAGAAGGGTGTGGGACATCTTGAGTTGGAGGAATAGGCAATATATAGTTGCTCAATTAATTGGTGTGTTAAAAGAATTAACCCCTTAGTTGTTCGATTAGATGTTCGTTTGTTGTTGTTTGCTTTGGGTGCCTCTTCTCATGTTCATCTGCGAACGGTAGATAGTCGTGTCTCCAGTATTAGCCGGTGGTGTTGAGTCGATTCTCAGTACATGTCGGGACGCTTGTCTCGTGGATTTGGTTTCTTCCCCTAGATCACATCGCCCATGATGGGTGATATGTAACTAACATCAACGAGGAAGTTTCCTCCACAAATCCTTGAAAATGTCATTCTCTTTGTTGCTCATGCCCATGTTCAAGGTTCTGACTTTGTAATTGTTTTTGTGGGGGCCTCGATACTATAATATTGTGGGTGACTTTTTGTCCGTCATCTTCAGAAATTATTCTTGGGTGCATCATTCAACAACTGATTATAATAAGTCAAGTGTCAACTTATTATACTAGATTATAGCATGGGAGTTAAATACAAACCCCAGATCTTAAGGCAATGATTAGAATTTGTTGTAATTATTCTTAGTATTTATGGATGCATGCTAAGGCTTTAATCCCATGTATATGTGAGCCAATGTCTTTACAACATATAAGCTTAGGCTCTATCCACATGAGAAAAATCAAGCAATAAAAAAAATCAATGCAAATACTTATTGAGTCACTTGTTGCACTCATTTACTTTCATTTGATTCTTCTTTATATATTTGCAACCATCCAAACACACAATTGTCACTTTGGCTTTTTGAGTGATTTGTTTTGTGTTCGACACTCTACTTATCGAACACGCCCACCCCCTACCTTCTACACTATGCCTGTTAAATGTAGTGGCAAGCCACCATATCCCTTTTGCACACTCTCCAATGCGTCGACAATAAACTGAATGGTTTCAAAGCACAGTGAATATGTGTATCAAAAACACACATATACATGCAGTAGGTTAGCGGGGCTAGCTACTTAGATATAGAATATGAATCAAAACAATGATTTACACAAGCATCATGAGTTCACAAGTCGTAATAGCAATCTCGTTTATCAATAGGGTTTTCTACCCACCCTCCAATAGTTGGTTCTAATCTCCCAATCTCTTCCTATCAGAGGGCTCATGTTCCCCATTTCAATCATCGAGGTAGCGAAATTCTTGAAGAAGTCCTTGTCGCTATTGGGGAACATGTGAACAATTGGTGTGAGGGTCACCGCAGCAGTGAGGTTAGATGGCATTATCTGGTCCAGAGGGAATGGGGCGCGACCGCACAAGAGTTTGTCGTAGTACTTGATGCCAAAGATGTTGTGTCAAGGTTCACCAACATTGTTTGCCCTACATGCCGCCGCAGTTCCGCTGAGTGAGCCGGGACTGCACCCACCCAATCGTGTGGGTTCCTTGGAGGGCGACGAGGTTAGTGTCATTGGGGTCCAAGTTTCTAAACTACTCCTATGGCGTCTCCAGAGAGTCCTCGAGCCAGCTCAACGGAGACTGGGGTGACCACGGCTTGGATGTTGGCGCAAGACACAATGCCAGGGGAATGCATTCTCTAGCGTGCGTTTGGTGATATCAGCCACCTCAATGCCAAGGGAATGCATGGACCTGCTTTTCAATTTTGATCATCAAGAGGTCTTTGACCAACCAATGCGAGCCATCAAAGCCCTTGACAAAGTATTCATGGAAGTCGAGACATATGATTCGCATGTCGATGAGGCAGGCGTTCTGGATAATGCATCGACAATGTCATGCACGCCAGGGCACTAGTCATCATAGAAGGATGAGCTCAAGTCGGCATGGACACTGCCATGACTACGAGTTCCGTGACACGGCGCTAGGACTAGTGTTGCCATGAGTAGGATGTTGTCATGAGAAGCTAACAACACAAGAGGAATCGGCCATGTGCACCACTACACATTGAAAACGAGGGTAGGGAGGCGGTGCACAGGCCCATGCACACACCCCACAGGCAAGAAGGAGGGGATGTGGGCCCACGTGGCTCCCCTCTAGCCCTCCTTTGGCTGGTGTGTTGTCTCCAATGTTATTCATtaatgtatttttcttttatttttcagaGTCCGGAAAATCCTGAAGGACTACTACACATTTAGAAGGATGGTAGGGAGGCGGTGCATGGGCCCATGCACACACACCACGGGCCAGAAGGAGGGGGTGTGGGCCAACGTGGCTCCTCTAGGGGCCTACTTTGGCAGTTGTGTTGTCTCCAACGTTATTCATTactgtaattttcttttatttttcagaGTCCGGAAAATCTTGAAATCGGAGACACAAAAACTTGCCTCCTTCCTGTCAATTTGTTAATAGGTTATTccaaatctttacctaataataaagtaaaTTGGTTTTATTCCGTCCGCCATggcaattttttttagaaaagtccctctatttcagagaattcaacccgcagtcctgttttaagttaatacgaatcgttattttcatattttacacaaaagtccctatcTTTTCTtaaaatcaacccgccgtccggatttaagtcacacccgaactgttattttatattttttgaaaaccccccctgatgttttaggtaattcatccgtggatcatatttaagtcaaacaaatgctttttaaaaccatccatatcttttaaaccgttactccgatttaaacatgttatatatgaaatttgattaaaaaaatatgtagaatatgaatatgagattatttttacctgttaagtatttttaaatatcatttcggaatatatttgagtcaaaccaaatgattttcttaaTTATCTATGTCTTTTAAactgtaacttcgattttaacatattatatatgaaattttattagaaaaatatgtgcaatctaaatatgatgttaattttaccttttAAATAtctttaaaatattgttatggaagcaaacatataatttatagcgcaagattcggatttttttcataccggcggcgatccgaactgcaaataaacaccccactataaccatatacggaaaaaaacatcgataactacacatgcatacctctgaaaaatgtctcaggggaaaacaacagatttctcatcgcgagagtgagagaaagcgagcgagagagagagagggagagagagagggagagggaggagagagaggaagagagagacgccttaggattaaccatattcaacacatgtTTTTTGTTATTTTGTGTGAACATCGAGGGCaacgccggcgagggtgagaaggaggataagcggcaacacaaatatgatgcctcacaaaaataaaggagatggacctattatggtcttgagtgatggttgttgagttaagagcgtgtgttatgttttctctcccgttgcaacgcacgggctcttttgctagtagatATAAAACCATGAAAATTTTGATAAGGCAATGTCATAAATTCAAAATACATAGATATATAGTCCCATGACATGCCATTTTGTAGCAGTGGTAAAGCGATATGAATATGTTTATCGAAGACAAGTCATTTGATATACAAATATTGGTTTGTGAAAATCACATACTGAACATTTACACTTGTATCCAAAACAAAATAATAAGGGAACACTTTACAGTTGGAATGAATTAAAAGAATGATTTACACAAAGACAACGAGTTCACAACTCATAACATCAATCTCATTCGTCAATAGGGTTTTCTGTTCACCCTCCTACAGTTGTTCCTAATCTCCCCGGCCCTTCCGGTCAACGGGCTTATGTTCCCCATTTTGACCATCGAGGCCGCGAAATTCTTGAAGAAGTCCTTCTCGCTTCCGGAGAACCTGCGAACGATCCGTGCGGTGGTCGCGGCGGCAACGGGATCAGACAACATTACCTGGTCGGAAGGGAGAGGGGCGCGGCCACGCAAGAGGTTGCCGTAATACTTGTTGTCGAAGACGTCAGGGGTGACTGTGTCGAGATTCACGAGCGTCTCGTCGTCCTGCCCGGCGCTGCAGTTCCGCTGCGTGAACTGGCATTGCGCCCGCCCAAAGGTGTGTGCTCCTTGGAGGGCGACAAGGTCGGTGTCGTCGAGGCCCAAGTTTTTGAACTTCTCCTGGAGCGTCTCCAGAGAGTCGAAGGGGCTCGGGAGATTGTTGGCGCTCTCGATGTTGGTGGTTGTGCCATCACGGCGGCCTAGCGGCACACTCCAGCGCGGCCCTCCAGCCAGCTCGACGGAAATCTCGGAGGCGAGGGCAAGGATGTCGGCGCAAGACACGATGCCGGGGCATGCGTTCTCCAGTGCACGCTTGATGTCGTCGACCACCTTGAACCCGCGTGCTGACCTGTCATTGGCAGGGACCTCCTTCTCGGCCATGATCGCCGGGAGGTCGTTGTCCAACAAAAGCGAGCCGTCACAGCCCTGAACAAAGCAATCGTGGAAGTGAAGGCGGATGAGGCTGGCCGGGATGCGCGCGTCAGCGACGCGGGCTTTCTGGATGACGCGCCGGACAATGTCGCCCGCTCCGGGGCACGAGTCGTCGTAGAAGGACGAGCTTAACCTGGCACCGGCATCGGCACCTGCATGACCGTGGGCTCCAAGGCTCAGCGCTAGGACCAGTGCTGCCGTGAGCAAGAGGCTGCAGCGAGCAGCTAACGGGAAGCGAGAGGAAGCCGCCATGTGCACCACTGCACGTTCAGAAGGAGAAAGCTAGAATTAATTTGCAAGCTAGCTGCTAGAAGGGAATGAAGGAATATCGCAGCGATGGATGTGAGTGAAACCAGAACGGTATGGAAGCTATATATAGTCTCTCCATTTTGCTTGATGTTGAACTTCTTGGTAGGATTTCATGGACGCGTGTTTGACATGTTCCACATGCCGTTGTCAACTTGAGTATTAGCGCTGCCGTACGTCGCCTATGGCCTACCGCAGCTTTCCATTGCTGCACGAGGCTGCTCATATTATTTTACTACTGTATATGATTAGCGCCAACAAATTGGAAGATGTCGTTCTGATCTAAGAGAAGAAGTCTTCCGCATGAAATATTGTGCTGTACTCCAGCCGTTCCATAATATAATACCTTATTATATCTGATGATTTGGGTCGGAAAAGGTTTAATTTTCCTTATTCAATGTGATATGTGGACGACTTTGTATGTAGTTGCCACTTGCCAGGAATGGGCCGATAAATTAAGACCGGATCAGCCACAACGTGTAATCCTTACATTTCTTCTATCCTTCTCCCATTTCTTTATTTTCTTTATACAATGAGAGACGTTTTGCTTCTATTTGTATACACGGGAAGTCTTCAACAAGCAACGCTTTTGGTTTAGAATACTACTAGCCATTCCGCGGAAAGTCTTTTAAGATTTGTAGAAGGTGGGAAAAGGAAGCATGTGCGCATTTTGTGACTAATTATTTCTGTAGAAAGTCTCCTTTGACTTTGAGTGGTGTGTGTTAAATATAAAAAAAGTTTGAAGAGTAAAATGTAAAAGAAATTGTGTTCTATATCAATTCCACACTTACtgtttgaaaccctgatactccgtcaGAGAGTGTtcggtttgtacacgaagtgcattcagtttttcTCATAATACTTTCAAATTTTTACCACATCCTATCAGGGTCAtataatgacaccatgccaagtttcatccttTTCTAAAATCAACTGCATGTTATTTTGAACCAAGGAGTGTTTTTTCTTTTTAATGGTCAGAAAATCAATTAATGCTTTAAGAATAGCAAATCAACCCAGAATAGCCCCAAATTTGATCATGAGACTTTTCACTATGTATAACAAAAATAGAAAAAGTTTGAATGCGAAATTTGTAAAAAAAATGAGTTCTCTATGAAGTCCTAGGCTTCTGTTCGTAACCCTGATACTTTGTCTCAAAGTGTTCAGTTTGTATACAGGGTGCATCAATTTTTTcccgtaagggcatctccaacaccgatCCTCAAAACGTCTGCATACGTCCGGACCGCGCTGTCTGGATGTGTTCTGCTATCCAACACAGGCCTGTAACTGTCTGCCGAGCGGTCCACCCATGTTCTCTCCCGCAAAACGGAGAcaaacgtgtgtgtgtgtgtggggggggggggctggaggggggctttgcgggcgtccggaccgctgccacgcccacgtctgaccaccctggcccacccAAATCCCCTCCCTGACCGCACACGCTTCCCATCGAGAACGGCCAGCGCCGCTGCAGAGCGTCAGTGTTGCATTCGTGCCCAACCAGAGCAGATACAACCTCTCACTAGCATCGGCATCAAGGCGGCATGCCGGCCGAGACATCGCCATTTGCGCCTCTTCCCGGTGCAGGCAACTGTTCCATGTTCAAACGACATGACGGCCATCTGTCCATCCATCTATCGCCCACATTAATGGcacgcagttgccgaggcggctactccgacaCCACATGTTCGTCCCTCTATCGCCCACGATTGCTATACAAACTAATGCCTTGGTCATAGCCGCTGTCATCCGCCTCCGATCCCTTTCTCCTCTCTGCACCACTCCCACCATTGCTTTGTTGTGCTCCAATGCTCTGTTGGACGGGCTAACGGCGAAGCAGAAGGAGCTGTCGGCTGGCTGGTCGGTAGATAGCCGAAGGACGATCCCAATGAATAATATAGGTGGTGATGAGTCGGTGCCACGCTCCTCGTCGACGCCACCATCGTCGAGGCATGTGCCCACTACATGGACATGGTGCGGGACAAGCTGGAGGAGCAATTCCGGGAGGCACATGCCGACATCGCCTACGACCCCTAGCTCCTCCAAGAGCACCAGCAGCCGGAGGAGAAGCTCGCCGCTGCTAGGGCCATCGCGCCGGACACGAACCTAGCGGAGCAGGCAGCGCTGCTTGAGTCCTACCACTCCGCCCATGAGATCTGCCTCGCCCGCTGGTGGTACTTCTAGCATAAAAAGGAACTGGAGACCACCTACAAGGAGTTCGACGAGGCGGCGGACGAGGTGTGGGGAAAGACCAACGAAGAGGCGGAGGATATCTCCGGCTCCGCCAACGCCATGCCCCTGCGCCCCGACCACGAAGCAGACACGTCCGCGGGCACCGCCGTCCACGAGGAAGAGTAGAGCACGGTAGGTCGCCGTTGCTTGGGTCCCAAGAAGGCCAACACTCCTTCCCTCCCATTTTAGCCAAGCTTGGTGGGCTCAACATTGTCGGCCAATTAGCCGCTTGGTGGCAATGTAGAAGCAGACAACTTCACTTCCCGTGGCTCTGAAGGTGGAAGCTGCGGAGGCGTAGCTTGAGAGCGATGGGGCAGAACTCGAGGCGAAGCTTTAGTTCTCAGGGATCATGGCCGGACACGGGGAACGGGCGCCGACGATCATAGATTACataaattaattatacctccagagttGGACGAGCACCGCTTTTAGTTGATATGTGTCCAAAATATAATGAAATcctacatgtttatatgaaattcgaCCATGTATGAACCAAATTTTCCTGGTTAGTTCGAATTGTTGTCCTAATGTATGCGGGAAGCGTTGGATGGCCACCCCCGCATCCATGTCCGCGGACTGATCCACCCTACCTGCGGggggatgcgggaggaaatttacgggttgtcgttggagatgccctaagactcTCACATTTTTACTACACCCTATGAGGGTCATATGATGACATCATAACAAGTTTCATCCTTTCTTGAGATCGTTTGTATATTATTTTGAACCACAGAGTGTTTTTCCATTTCAATAGTCAAAAAATCAATTAATATTCTAAAAATAGTTAATCAAACCAGAATAGTCCCCAATTTGATCAAGAGACTTTTGACAATGCATATTAAACAAAGAAAAAGTTTAAACATGAAATGATGTAAATACATTGAGTTCTCTGTGGCAACTCTGATACTTCGTTTGAGAGTGTtcactttgtacacgaagtgcattaaGTTTTTCCCTCTCAGTTTTTTATCACACTCTATAGAGATCATATAATGAAACCATGCCGAGTTTCATTCTTTCAGAGCTCACTTGCATCTCTTATTAAATAGAAGAGCATTTTGCTCATTTTAGTGGCTacaaattattttaatgctttaaaataACAAACAAGACCAATATAGTCCCAAATTTGGGCATGACAGGTAGTAAGAAGTTACTTTAAACCCCACAAATAAATGGGaaccaaaat
The Triticum dicoccoides isolate Atlit2015 ecotype Zavitan chromosome 3A, WEW_v2.0, whole genome shotgun sequence genome window above contains:
- the LOC119269987 gene encoding peroxidase 2-like, with product MAASSRFPLAARCSLLLTAALVLALSLGAHGHAGADAGARLSSSFYDDSCPGAGDIVRRVIQKARVADARIPASLIRLHFHDCFVQGCDGSLLLDNDLPAIMAEKEVPANDRSARGFKVVDDIKRALENACPGIVSCADILALASEISVELAGGPRWSVPLGRRDGTTTNIESANNLPSPFDSLETLQEKFKNLGLDDTDLVALQGAHTFGRAQCQFTQRNCSAGQDDETLVNLDTVTPDVFDNKYYGNLLRGRAPLPSDQVMLSDPVAAATTARIVRRFSGSEKDFFKNFAASMVKMGNISPLTGRAGEIRNNCRRVNRKPY